A single Atribacteraceae bacterium DNA region contains:
- a CDS encoding O-antigen ligase family protein: MIRYNEVMASQKKKLKPVLSPVMERPLLAPTDRICRIALLVLVLWSPYFRGLYFDYERFPFYAVFCVLVLACFGLRAFYRTERLNLGLPALILLLIVALYALNLPLAADRGLAYRGFLSLAVLFLLFLAARELFAERFWKQIALLGFILNGSFLVFLGYAYRFGWIPPLARPLGMDLRELFLAGRLHSVFQYPNTTAAYFAMGFLASLILLLSKPGRVWRLVISFAGFFLLAGLFFTFSRGGLLTFTLSVAFILFVLPRGNRAAFFVRALGQILVLAVVLNNLNRYLIDGEGGRFFLVIVGGGALCMLAEMTLFPLLGGERPLKRVNFRPGLVAALLIGLLLVIGLGDLNPAQHFSRFWGFSWQDQSVFERLLFYRDAWSMVRERPLAGWGGGGWPALYLGYRSAPYTTENPHNYFVQVLVEGGIVGFLLLIVLLGSLFGGVLMARGKNDPEETIISVGMLGIVFMGFVHGIVDVNFALGSYALAVWFFAGAAAGRLNELSTSALFRKRIPVRWSFLTGGAFLLLVFSVLAIDGTRYAKWADIYARRGELEYARFFYQRAVSRDFWNAEAWYALSRINRQFFHAGRGDFYRASSLDAARRAVDIAPFQPYFLEHLGLLHLEMGQFDRGLALMEEAAKRNPLTAEAFEHLMIGYRTVGDFYLNRNERDLARRYYELALLAAESFRENRERSLRPVREGNVEALRREIEALL, encoded by the coding sequence ATGATTCGGTATAATGAGGTCATGGCCTCGCAAAAGAAGAAGCTCAAGCCGGTGCTCTCTCCGGTCATGGAACGACCGCTGCTCGCTCCCACCGACCGGATTTGCCGGATCGCTCTCCTGGTTCTCGTTTTGTGGTCACCGTACTTTCGGGGGCTGTATTTCGATTACGAGCGGTTTCCCTTCTATGCCGTCTTTTGTGTCCTGGTGCTCGCCTGTTTCGGCCTGCGGGCGTTTTATCGCACGGAGCGACTCAACCTGGGGCTGCCCGCTCTCATTCTTTTGTTAATAGTCGCTCTTTATGCCCTCAATCTCCCTTTAGCCGCAGACCGGGGCCTGGCCTACCGGGGATTCCTCAGCCTGGCAGTCTTATTCCTCCTCTTTCTCGCTGCCCGGGAACTATTTGCGGAGCGCTTCTGGAAACAGATCGCTCTCTTGGGTTTTATCCTGAACGGGAGCTTCTTGGTGTTTCTGGGGTATGCCTACCGATTCGGCTGGATTCCGCCCCTGGCCCGTCCCCTGGGAATGGACCTGAGAGAACTCTTTCTCGCCGGACGGCTCCACTCCGTCTTTCAGTACCCCAACACCACCGCGGCATATTTTGCCATGGGATTTTTGGCCTCCCTCATTCTTCTTCTCAGTAAACCCGGTCGTGTCTGGCGCCTGGTGATCTCCTTCGCCGGCTTTTTCCTGCTCGCCGGCCTTTTCTTCACCTTTTCCCGCGGGGGGCTACTGACCTTTACGCTTTCGGTCGCCTTTATTCTCTTCGTCCTCCCGCGGGGGAATCGAGCCGCCTTTTTTGTGCGGGCCTTGGGCCAAATCTTGGTCCTTGCTGTCGTGTTGAACAATCTCAATCGCTATCTGATCGATGGGGAAGGCGGGCGGTTTTTCCTGGTGATCGTTGGCGGTGGGGCGCTGTGTATGCTGGCTGAAATGACGCTCTTTCCGTTACTGGGGGGAGAGCGGCCGCTCAAGCGGGTGAACTTCCGGCCGGGGTTGGTAGCCGCGTTGTTGATTGGACTTCTTTTGGTCATCGGACTGGGTGACTTAAACCCCGCCCAACATTTTTCCCGATTCTGGGGGTTTAGCTGGCAGGATCAGAGTGTATTCGAACGGTTGCTCTTTTACCGGGACGCTTGGTCGATGGTCAGAGAGCGGCCGCTTGCGGGTTGGGGAGGAGGAGGCTGGCCGGCGCTGTATCTGGGGTACCGCTCTGCCCCATATACCACTGAGAATCCACATAATTATTTCGTTCAGGTGTTGGTGGAAGGGGGGATAGTCGGTTTTCTCCTTTTGATTGTCCTTCTGGGGAGTCTGTTCGGCGGGGTCTTGATGGCCCGCGGCAAAAACGATCCGGAGGAGACGATCATTTCAGTTGGAATGTTGGGGATCGTCTTTATGGGATTTGTGCACGGTATAGTGGACGTCAACTTCGCTTTGGGTTCGTATGCTTTGGCTGTGTGGTTCTTTGCCGGAGCTGCCGCCGGACGTCTGAACGAACTGTCCACATCGGCGCTTTTCAGAAAAAGAATTCCGGTGCGGTGGAGTTTTCTCACGGGAGGAGCCTTTCTCCTCCTGGTCTTTTCTGTTCTGGCAATCGATGGGACCAGGTACGCCAAGTGGGCGGACATCTACGCCCGGCGGGGTGAACTGGAGTATGCCCGGTTCTTTTACCAGCGGGCGGTTTCCCGTGATTTTTGGAACGCAGAGGCCTGGTACGCGTTGAGCCGAATCAACCGTCAGTTTTTTCACGCAGGGAGGGGAGACTTTTACCGGGCCTCGAGCCTGGACGCGGCCCGCCGGGCGGTCGATATCGCGCCGTTCCAGCCGTATTTTCTGGAGCACCTGGGCCTTCTTCATCTGGAAATGGGTCAGTTCGACCGGGGCCTCGCCCTGATGGAGGAGGCGGCAAAGCGTAATCCCCTGACCGCGGAGGCTTTTGAACATCTGATGATCGGGTACCGCACAGTGGGTGACTTTTACCTGAACCGGAACGAACGTGACTTGGCCCGTCGGTATTACGAATTGGCCTTGCTCGCGGCGGAATCCTTTCGGGAAAATCGGGAACGTTCGCTTCGGCCGGTGAGAGAGGGCAATGTCGAGGCGCTTCGCCGGGAAATCGAGGCGTTGCTTTGA